A single window of Streptomyces griseoviridis DNA harbors:
- a CDS encoding calcium-binding protein — protein sequence MRIRATVAAVSGALALSALAVPAAHADEVEGDTAISNVVVNAGKAVVVGPTAKKTITVTFTVKDAAGVDWAQAILYHGSTIDSSDSGAVANSRDGRATCTTVNATTKTCKSTYDLEPGFNLINKVAGSWKVWAIATGKDSDYVLKESAKSFNVQRASKLTVDATPEPVKKGKTITVTGKLSRANWETGKYAGYTVQPVKLQFRKKSASTYTTLKTVKSNSTGVVKTTTKATVDGYFRYSYAGTSTTPAVNATGDYVDVK from the coding sequence ATGCGTATTCGCGCCACCGTGGCCGCCGTTTCCGGCGCCCTCGCCCTGTCCGCTCTCGCTGTTCCGGCGGCGCACGCCGACGAGGTCGAGGGCGACACGGCCATCTCGAACGTCGTCGTGAACGCCGGCAAGGCGGTCGTCGTCGGGCCGACCGCGAAGAAGACCATCACCGTCACCTTCACCGTCAAGGACGCCGCGGGCGTCGACTGGGCGCAGGCGATCCTGTACCACGGCTCGACGATCGACTCGTCCGACAGCGGTGCCGTGGCCAACAGCCGTGACGGCCGCGCCACCTGCACCACCGTCAACGCGACGACGAAGACCTGCAAGTCGACCTACGACCTGGAGCCGGGCTTCAACCTGATCAACAAGGTGGCCGGTTCCTGGAAGGTGTGGGCGATCGCCACCGGCAAGGACAGCGACTACGTCCTGAAGGAGTCCGCGAAGTCCTTCAACGTGCAGCGCGCCTCGAAGCTGACGGTCGACGCCACCCCCGAGCCGGTGAAGAAGGGCAAGACGATCACCGTCACCGGCAAGCTGAGCCGCGCCAACTGGGAGACCGGCAAGTACGCCGGCTACACCGTGCAGCCGGTGAAGCTCCAGTTCCGCAAGAAGAGCGCCAGCACGTACACCACGCTGAAGACCGTCAAGTCGAACTCGACGGGCGTCGTGAAGACGACCACGAAGGCGACCGTCGACGGCTACTTCCGCTACTCCTACGCGGGCACCTCGACGACCCCCGCGGTCAACGCCACGGGTGACTACGTCGACGTCAAGTAA